The DNA segment TCCAAGAACGCGGACTCTAAGTTCATCGACAATTGGCAGTTGTACAAGGGCGACGTCAACTGGAACTCCAAGGCACTCACCGAAGCGACCAACACCATCAAGGATTGGCTCGACAAAGGCTTTATCTCCCGCAATGCAACCGGTATGAAGGCGGAAGACACCACCCAGGCCTTCATCAAGGGCGAATATCCGATCTACCAGACCGGCACTTGGAACCAGGGTCGTTTCGTCAAGCAGATCACCAGCTTCGATTGGGATGCCGCGGTTATGCCCGAATCCAACTATGCCGTCGGTTGCGCGGGCAATCTGCTGGTCATTCCCGAGAAGTCGCACCACAAGGATCTGTCCGCCAAGTTCATCGACTATGTGCTTTCCAGTGATGTGCAGAACTTCCTCGGCAATGCAGGAGGCATCCCGGTCGCCGCGGATATCGACAAGATCACTGATGAGAGAAGCAAGGCCATGATCGCCGAATACGATTCATACGCCAAGGACAGCAAGCTCAGCTACTACCCGGATTATGCGGCATCCAACCTCACCGATGCAGTGCCCGCCGAGTTCCAGGAGCTGGTGAACGGCACCAAGACGCCTGCTGCCGTACTCAAGAGTATCCACCAGAAGTACGATACCGGTATCGAAGACATGGGCGTCAAGCAGTAGCCGTCTGGCTGCAGTCGCCGATTAGAGGCAAGGAGAGCCGGCAGCTCCTCATAAAAGACAAGCTGCCGGCCTCCTGGAACCATGTCGGCAGGAAATACAACGGATTGTAACTATATTCTCAATAAGGAGATTGCAATGTCGCATAAGAATAAGCGTGGGGAAGTCTCAATGTCGCGACTTCCGGGCAATCGCTCCGCGAGATTCGTTCCCTATCTCGTGCCCGGATTGATTGGCCTGCTTGTTATCGTCGTCGTTCCCTTTATCTGGAACATCTACCTGAGCTTTACCCGGTGGCGTGGCGTTGGGCCGGTCAAATGGATCGGCTTGAAAAACTGGCAACGTCTGATGTCGGACTCCACCTTCTGGACGTCATTCGCCAACTCGTTCTGGATCATCGTCGCTATCGTGATTATCCCGACCATCCTGGGCCTATTCATCTCGTCACTGCTCACCGACGTCATCCAGAAGAAGTTCGGTGGTAAAACAGCATCCTTCCTGCGTGCAATGTTCTATCTTCCGCAGCTGCTGCCGGTCGCGGTCGCCGCAATCATCATGGGGTGGATCTTTCGACCAGAAGACGGCGCTGTCAATGCGATGCTCGCCAAGATCGGACTGGGGACGTTGCAGCATAACTGGTTGGGAAGCCCCGACAGCGCATTGCCCGTATTGATGTTCATCCTCGTGTGGATTCAGTTGGGCTATCCGATTGTGATTTTCATGTCTGGCCTGCAGCGAGTCGATCCGGAACTGTATGAGGCAGCCGGGCTTGACGGCGCGAACTGGTGGCAGAAGTTCCGCGTGGTCACGCTGCCATCCATCATCCCCGAGCTGCTGGTCGTCATCCTGACTGCGACCATCGGCGCGCTGAAGACCTTCGCCCCGGTGTATCTGCTCACCAAGGGCGGGCCCGGAACCGCAACCACCGTGCCCTCGTACTATTCCTACAACCAATTTTTCCAAGTGCAGCAGGTCGGCTACGGTGCTGCCATCTCCACTGCGCTGACCATCGTCATCATCGTGTTCTCCATCGGATTCACAATCGTGCAGAAGCACGTCGAAAAGGAACTCGTCTGAAAGGTCAAGTGGAATCATGACTGAAGTAATGACTAGGTCCGCCGCTCGCAGGGCCTCCAAGAAAACACAACATGTTCGCTCCGTCGGTGATTGGGCAACGCTGATCATCCTGATTGCAGCAGCGTTGCTGGTGTTGTTCCCGCTGCTCGTGCTCACGGTCAACGCGTTCAAAACCTCCGCCGACTACAATGCCGCAGGTCCGCTCTCGCTGCCGAAGCACTTCACCATGGAAGGCGTAATCTCCTTCTGGACGACTACGCGGTTCCCGTTGAAGTTCATGAACAGCTTCGTGATCTCATTGGTTGTGGCCGTCGCCGCCGTGGTGCTCTCCGTGCTCAACTCCTTCGCTCTGGGCATTGGCCGGGTCAAAGGCAACACGTGGATTGTGCTGGCAATCATGCTCGCCAACATGATGCCGCAGGAAGCGTTGCTGTATCCGTTGTACAGCACGTTCAAACAAATCGGTCTGTATAACAGCCAACTGGCAATCATCATCATCTTCACTGTTATCCAAAGCGCCTATGGCACCTACCTACTCTCTTCGGTATATGGCACGTTTCCGCAGGCGATTCTGGAAGCAGCTGCAATCGATGGTGCCTCCCGCTGGCAGATTTTGCGCAAGGTCGTACTGCCGATCTCCTGGCCGACCATCAGCGTGCTGTTCGTGTTCTTCTTCGTATGGACATGGAACGAATACATGATCCCTATGGCATTCCTGATGAGTGACGATGTACAGACCATTCCGCTGGCGCTCGCCACATTGCAGGGGCAGCGCACCATGGACGCCACTACATTGGCATCGGCTTCATTGCTGAGCATCATACCGACCATCATCTTCTTCATCATCTTCCAGCGTAAGCTGTCCCAAGGCATCACCGCGGGTGCCGTGAAGTAACGTAAACCAGTAATTCGGTGCGGTTTTCACGTTGCGAGCACTTACGCATGGCTGTGCAAGTCAGTGCTCGCGGCGTTCGCCGCCCATAGAGGAGAACAATATGAATGAGAATGCCATGCTGCGGCCAGGCTTTGGGGGAAACGAGCTTGATTCCTTGACCCTGGCATCGACTGGGCGCACCCGTTGCGTCAATGCGGAGAACCCCACCGGCGGCAAAGGAACCGCGGCTACCGCAGCCAGCGCGCTCGGCCCCTCCCGCAAAGGAAGCCCCTGCATCCAAACAGTCAAGGCCGGTCAAAGCGTGACCTTGATGGATGTTGACGGCCCTGGTGTCATCCGCCATATGTGGATGACAGTAACGGACAAAACCTCGCCGACCGGACCGAACGTGCTGCGTAACCTGATACTCGAATGCTATTGGGATGGTGAGGAAACCCCCTCGGTGCAATGCCCGATCGGTGATTTCTTCTGCTGCGGGCATGCACAATCCTGCCGCATCAATTCGATTCCGATCATGGTTGTGCCGAACAGAGGTTTCAACTGTTTCTTCGCCATGCCGTTCGAACATGCGAGAATCGTCATCCGCAACGACCATAACGAGGATGTTCCGGCGTTCTTCTACCAGATTGACTACACCGAATATGATGAACTGCCTGCCAACGCAATGCGGTTCCATGCGCAGTGGCGTCGTGAACGGGTGACCGAACTTGGCCGTGACTACGTGGTGCTTGATGGCGTGCGTGGGCAAGGCTTATATGTCGGCACCTATATTGCACTCACTGCATTGGAGAGCAGGTGGTGGGGCGAAGGCGAATTCAAGATGTACATCGACGGCGATGACCAGTATCCCACATGGTGCAGCACCGGAGCTGAGGATTATTTCGGCGGCGCGTGGAGTTTCGCCGAGTTCGATGACGATGGGCGTATGCGTGAGCAGACATTCACCGGGCCGTATCTCGGGTTTCCGTTCTATTCGCAGCGACTGTCGCGTCGCGAAAGCGACTACTGGGACGTCAACACCCCAATTACTCGCGGACTGTACCGATGGCATATTCCCGATCCGATCCACTTCGAGCATGATCTGCGGGTCGAATGGCAGCAGATAGGTACGGAGGAGAATGGTAACTTCGAGCGGCAGGATGATGTGGCGAGCGTAGCGTACTGGTATCAGTTTGAGCCACACATGCCTTTTGAACCGATTGGAGACCGTCATTTCCGCCAGCCTCGGTGAAATGTGGCGCTGGGCATTGACCGGATGCGGATTGCGAGGTGAAAGGGCATGCGCTTCTCATTATGAAATTGCTGTTTCATGGAAGTCCGTCCACGGCTTTTCCCATGTAGTGATCCGATGTGGTCGCCTCTCCTGACAACGGCAGTGCCGTCTTCTTCGTTGCTTTTGGCAGAAACGGAGGCAATGAAGAAAGCACATCGATGGTGACTGCCATATATCCCGTTTGTTTGTGGCAGATTCGCCTTGTTGGGAAACCCTATGTGGCTTGTTTGTGGCACCCAAATCGGGATATGCCGGGTATGGCCGTTGCAATTGCAACGGCCATACCCGCGTTATGGGCCTTGCGGTGCTACAAACAAGCCACTGAGAAGATGCAGGATCGGTACATCTGCCACAAATAGGCGGTATGGCCGGCACGTTGCCGTGCCATGGCGTATCTGCTGCTTCCTCGTCCCGCTTTTGTTTCCTTTCCGCTCCCTTATTTGCCGCCGCTTTGCTTCTCAGATTTGTATTCCTGTTCCCGTGATGGGTGCGGCGGGGCAAAGTGATGGCGGAATGTACAATGGACAATCGGGCTGAAAGCCGCTGACGATTGACGACAGGAGGGGTGTTGGGCGATATTCGATCTGAGATGGAACGTCTCCGCCCGGTATATGAGACCGGTGTGCTGCGTCTGCTGATGCGTGCCAATTCGCAGCTGTACGTGGCGCTGCTCCGCTCCTCGTTCGATCCGCTGACCGGGGAACTGCCCAGGGAAGTCCTCGAGGAGCGTTTCACCAGGGCACTGTCGCAACTCGTCGAAAGCGGTGACTACGCGTTCAAAGACGATCAGACGCTGCCCGATGCCGCGCATCGCATTCTTGTGGAGCTTTCCCGCGAAGGCGATGGCGACTATGCATGGCTTGCGAATTCCCTCGACGTGGCCTCGCACCGCTACCTGTACCGTCTGACCGCACGCGCACACCGGGCGATCGAGGCGCTGTCCCATCTTGAAGACACCACGCAGGCATTGTCCGGCGCCCAGGCCAACAGCATCATCATGGAGATCGAACATGCGCGCATGCAGCTCACCGCCGACCCGCATAAACGCATCGAACTGCTGAACCGCGAGATCGAGGAACGGCAGAAGGAGATCGAACAGCTTGAACAGGACGGGGCTGTGGAACAGCTGTCGTCCAAGCAGGTCGAAGACATCATCAACGTGGTGCACAACACGTTGCGCGGCGTACCTATCGACTTGCGTGAACTGGCGCTCGCGGAGCGCGACAACGGCGATGCGCTTCGCCGCCGCATGCAGGCCGGCGCGATGTCGGTGGAGAACATCCTGAGCGCATACCACGACGAATATCGCAGGTCCTTCCGCGAATCCGACAGCGGCAGGCGTTTCGAGGACGCGTTCCAGGTCATCGTCACCGAGGAAGGCCGCCGCGAGATCGACGACGCCGTGCGCGATATCGCCAAAAACCCGTATCTTGATGGCGAGCCGGGCGTGCTGCTCAATCAGGTCAGGGCCGAGCTTGAACGCATCTACGAAGGCATCGAGGATGTACGCCACCAGATGCGCGCCTCGGACGAGGCGGTGAGCCGTCTGGTGCGGCAGCAGACCGATACGCGCTACCGCACCATGCTTGGCAAGCTCAACGCGCTGTTCGCCAAGATCAGCGGCGAGGCGAAGGCCAATCCGAACAGTGCCTCCAGGCCATACCATACCGATACCGGCGCCGTGCAGTTGGCGGTATTGCCCACGCGCCCGGCAAAGCCGATGATTCATGCGGCCCCGCCGAGCCTGCAGGAGCGTGAAAGCGTTCCGACAGTGGATTCGCCGGATCTGAAAGCCATGATCGAGGTCGGCGGTCCGAGGCTTCGGCACATGATGGATGTGATCAGACGCTCGCCGCGCATGCTTGCCGATGGCAGGGTGGATCTTGCCGCCAGTTTCAATGCATTGCCCGAACGGGAACGCAGGGAAAGCGAGATTGTTGGTTTCCTCAGCGCGCTGCATGCGCAAAGTGACGCGCAGTACGTGCAATGGCATTGCGTATCTCTTGACGGTACGCCGCGAGTGTGGCGCACCAAGCCGATCGCGGCAAGCATGCAGACCCTCGACGAAATCGTGGGGGAGGAGTGAGCATGGCTGGTGGAACCGGTGGAACAGATGACCGACACGATACGACCAAGCGGAGCGAAGTGAACAATCAGAACGGAAACGCCATGGAATACGAACCGAACGAGATAACGGACAATGCGGCGGGCGGCGCGGACGCGCAAGCTGCACAGGCGGTCGATCTGGATCGTCCCGCCGAAGCTGTTGCCAACCCGTATGCCTTGTTCAACGGGGACACCGGAGACATGACCGTCGAAGCGCGCATGGCGGCCATCGCCCTCAAACGCGACCGATACATCAGCGACGATCTGTACTGGCTGGTGCATGACGATATCAGCATCCGCGAATCCGTCACGCGTTCGCTGAACAACGATTTGCTGGAGTTGAAGGAGAACCGCAAGTATCGCATCATGTACGCAGCTCCGGTCAATGGCGCGGAGACCAGCATCCGATCGCTCAAAACGCGTGCGAGCCTGACCCGTGAGGAGGCGGCGATGCTGGCGTTCCTCCGCATTCGGGTGCTGGAATACGAGAACACGCGGGTCGAGCCGAAGGGCTGGATCGTCAGTCATGATGAGATCCGTGCCGCGCTCACCAGCGGTTCGGGCTATCTTGCCTCCAGCAATGACGAGGAAGGTTCGGCGAAGAAGATCCGTTCCACGATTTCCCGTCTGATGACCTACGGATATCTCGATCAAGGCGACGGTGACGACATGTATCTCATCACACCACTGGTGCCGGTGGTGCTGGACGGCGACGTGGCCGATCAGTGGCTTGGGGTCTCGACGGATGATGCCGCCGAAAGCGATGGCATCGACGAGGCTGTGGCGGACGGACAGGCGGACGGCTCCGATAAGGCCATGGACGATGCCGATGGCACGAACGCGTCGGAGTCACCCCGAAACGGAGACGATCCCTACGATGCGGATGAAGCGCGTGATGCACAAGCGGATGTCGTCGCACAGCAGGAAGCCGTGGATCTGTGGGTCTCCATGGGGACAGGCGCATCGGATGCCGCTGGCATGGCAGGCAATGAGCACGAGGAGAATCTGTGATGACTGACAACGATATGCATATCATTGCGGACCGGTGGATGCTGGAAAGCCGTCAGGTGATTAACTGGGGATCATATGAGGGCTACCACGAGTTCAAGCCGTCCATGAGCGACAAGATGCCGGTCACCCTGCTTGCGGGAGCCAGCGAATCCGGAAAGTCCACGCTGGTCGACGCGCAGATCTCCCTGCTGTACCCGACCGGTACGCCCTACAACAAGGCTTCCAATTCCGGTCGTTCCGAGCGTAACGATTACACCTACCTGCGGGGCATGCTCGGTTCCAGCGACAGCGAGAACGGCGAGACCCCGATCTATCTGCGCGGCCGGAGCGAAGACAACGCCCCGCAGGCCGTGTGGGGCGCGATCGTGGACACGTATCTGAACCGTACCACCGGGGCGGTGCTTTCCTGCGGCAAATTCCTGTATCTTGCGTCCGGCGATGGTCGTGGCGAGGTTCGCAGGCAGTACATCGCATGGAACAGGAAAATCGATCCGCGCAAGATGGATCGCTTCCGCGATACGCCGTTCACTGCCACCATGCTGAAGAAAACGTACCCCGAATGCGATTCCTTCCCGAACGCGGAAGGCTTCCATGCGTACATCTGGCATGAAATGGGGCTGAGCCCGGAGGCTTGCAGGCTTCTGCACAAGATCCAATCCGCGGATGCGCCATCGCGCCTGGACGATATCTTCAAACAGGGCGTGCTTGGTGTGCCCGAGGCGTTGGAACTGGCCCGTACCACCGTCGACGATTACGAACGGTACGACGAGAACTTCCGCAGCATGGAGGAGAAGGCCAAGCGTATCGCCAAACTGCGCGACATTCAGAACCAATATGGCGAATACACCGAAGCATTGCAGGCCAGGCGTGAATTCGACGCGGTCAACCCGGACGATGAACAGGGCAATGCCACGCTCGGTGCCTGGGCGTACTCCCGTATGGCCGGCGAAGTGCGTTCCGGTCTGCCGATCGCACAGCGCAAATGCAAGGAGTACGAGCGCAAGCTTGAGGCCGCAAGCCGGGAAAGCAGCGACTTGGAGATCGAACTGAACGAGGTCAGGGAGCAGATCAGCGGCATCGACGACGGCTCGCTCGCACGGCTCGAAGGCGATCTGGAACGTGCGCGCAGGGACGCCGAGGAGACACGCAAACAACGCACGAGCGTGCAAGCCCGCTTCCAGCAGGCCGGCGAAACCATGCCGAACGATGAGGAAAGCTGGAACGCCAAGCGTGACGCCATCGCCCAGGCGCTCGACTCCTACGATATCGACAAGGCGCAGCGTGAGAACCAGCGTGATGCGATGTATGACGAGGTGCGTGACTGCCGCAAGGAGCGTGAAAGCCTGCAGGCCGACCTGAACCGTCAGCGCAATCAGAAAACCCGTATCACGCAGGCCATGGACGAGGCACGCGCCATGCTGGCCGATGCGGTGGGGCTCGATCCCAAGCATTTGCCGTATGTGGCCGAGCTGATGGACGTGCGTGAGGATTCCGAGGCCTGGCGTGTGGCGATGAACGTCACCTATGCGCCGATCGCGCAGACCATTCTGGTCGACAAGCGCTACGAGCAGGGCTTCGCCAAGAAGGTCAGCGGCATCGACCCGCGTCTGATGATCCGCCGCACCTGGCAGTTCGTGGATACCGAAGCCTCGTACGACACCGCGAGCACCAAGGGGTGGATGTCCAGCAAGCTTCGCTTCAAAGCCGGTTCGCCGTTCACGGGCTGGCTGAGGGAACAGGTCGCGTCGGAACGCTTCGACGCGAAATGCGTGCAGACCATTGACGACGATAACCGTGACGAACGCCAGGTGCAGACGGATGGCCAGCTGAAATCCGGTGCGCATGGCTTCCACGGCATCAAGAACACTCATATGATCATCGGTTTCGTCAACGAACGGTATCTGACCGAGTTGCAGCGCAAGCTTGAGAAGGCCGTCGAGCAGCTGGCCGAGGCGACGATCCGTCATGAACGCGCGAAGCGCCAGGTGGATTTGCTGCGAGACCAGAAGGAACTGGCGAACTTCATCTCCGATATGGATTGGAGCAAGGTCGATGTGGTCGGTGCCGAGCATGCGGTCGAAGACATCAAGACACGCATCGAGGAGATTCGCAGCAATCCCGAACTCGCCAAGCTGACGGCGCGGCGCGACGGTCTGCTCGCTCAGGTCAATCAGGCCAATATGGCCAAGGCGCAGGCACAGGTCGACGTGAACAGCGCCTCGCATATTGTGCAGGCCGAGCAGGATTGGCTTGACGCCTACGGCAAGGCCGAGTTCGACGATTCGCGGTTGCCGAGCGTATTGTCCAACCAGCTCACCGACATATACGAGGCGACCTATGGCATTTCCTCCAACGTGAACCGTGCGGAGATCATCACCGCGAATGTGGTCGGCGGCAGCGGCGTATTCGCCGACCGTGTCCTGCACAACATGGCCAATGAGATCCGCAAGCGCATCACGTCGCTGAACGATCAGGCCGGTGTGATGCGTGCCAACGTCGAGACCCGTATGGCGGATTATCTGGGCTCCTACGCTCCCGACGACAATATGGTCACTGCAAGCGTGGAGGAATACCGGTTCTATGTCGAGGAGCTGAAAAGCCTCGACATGCTCAGCACGCGGAAGGCCACGGACGAGGAATACGTGAACAGCCTTGAAAAGCTGCGCATGAGCTTCATGCAGATCGCCCGTGCCGTCGATACCGATAAGAAACGCATCGACGAGCAGCTTGACCGTATCAACGCGATGCTGAAGGGGCAGCAGTTCGGCCCACGTCACGGCAGCCTGTCGATCAGCGCCGAAGTACATAATCCGGAGCATGAGTTCGTGGGACTGATGAAGAACACCATCGCCGATCTGAACGATTGGAAACAAAGCGATCAGGGGAATCCGGCCGCCACACGCAAGCAGTTCGAGCGCTGCCGCGCGCTGGTGGAGCGATTGCGACAGGAGCTCGGCCAGGTGCGCGACGCGAATGGCATTAAAAGCTATGGTGCGAAGAATCTCGATCCGCGGTGTCGCTGTTCGTTCTACGCGCTGGTCAAGCATGAGGACGGGCCGGACGAACGCATCACCTCGACCGGCGGGCGCTCCGGCGGCGCTTTGCAGGAGCTGACGTCGTTCATCTATGGCGCGGCGTTGATCTACCTGCTTGGCGGCGATGTGACCGGTCAACCGACCTACACCACGCTGTTCCTCGATGAGGCGCTGATCAAGGCGGATGGCCGCTATACGCAGCGTGCATTGGGCGTGCTGCCCAAGCTTGGCTTCCAGGTGATCGTGTCGGCGCCGGAAAGCAAGAC comes from the Bifidobacterium angulatum DSM 20098 = JCM 7096 genome and includes:
- a CDS encoding carbohydrate ABC transporter permease; the protein is MTEVMTRSAARRASKKTQHVRSVGDWATLIILIAAALLVLFPLLVLTVNAFKTSADYNAAGPLSLPKHFTMEGVISFWTTTRFPLKFMNSFVISLVVAVAAVVLSVLNSFALGIGRVKGNTWIVLAIMLANMMPQEALLYPLYSTFKQIGLYNSQLAIIIIFTVIQSAYGTYLLSSVYGTFPQAILEAAAIDGASRWQILRKVVLPISWPTISVLFVFFFVWTWNEYMIPMAFLMSDDVQTIPLALATLQGQRTMDATTLASASLLSIIPTIIFFIIFQRKLSQGITAGAVK
- a CDS encoding DUF4194 domain-containing protein, yielding MAGGTGGTDDRHDTTKRSEVNNQNGNAMEYEPNEITDNAAGGADAQAAQAVDLDRPAEAVANPYALFNGDTGDMTVEARMAAIALKRDRYISDDLYWLVHDDISIRESVTRSLNNDLLELKENRKYRIMYAAPVNGAETSIRSLKTRASLTREEAAMLAFLRIRVLEYENTRVEPKGWIVSHDEIRAALTSGSGYLASSNDEEGSAKKIRSTISRLMTYGYLDQGDGDDMYLITPLVPVVLDGDVADQWLGVSTDDAAESDGIDEAVADGQADGSDKAMDDADGTNASESPRNGDDPYDADEARDAQADVVAQQEAVDLWVSMGTGASDAAGMAGNEHEENL
- a CDS encoding carbohydrate ABC transporter permease; translated protein: MSHKNKRGEVSMSRLPGNRSARFVPYLVPGLIGLLVIVVVPFIWNIYLSFTRWRGVGPVKWIGLKNWQRLMSDSTFWTSFANSFWIIVAIVIIPTILGLFISSLLTDVIQKKFGGKTASFLRAMFYLPQLLPVAVAAIIMGWIFRPEDGAVNAMLAKIGLGTLQHNWLGSPDSALPVLMFILVWIQLGYPIVIFMSGLQRVDPELYEAAGLDGANWWQKFRVVTLPSIIPELLVVILTATIGALKTFAPVYLLTKGGPGTATTVPSYYSYNQFFQVQQVGYGAAISTALTIVIIVFSIGFTIVQKHVEKELV
- a CDS encoding DUF3375 domain-containing protein is translated as MERLRPVYETGVLRLLMRANSQLYVALLRSSFDPLTGELPREVLEERFTRALSQLVESGDYAFKDDQTLPDAAHRILVELSREGDGDYAWLANSLDVASHRYLYRLTARAHRAIEALSHLEDTTQALSGAQANSIIMEIEHARMQLTADPHKRIELLNREIEERQKEIEQLEQDGAVEQLSSKQVEDIINVVHNTLRGVPIDLRELALAERDNGDALRRRMQAGAMSVENILSAYHDEYRRSFRESDSGRRFEDAFQVIVTEEGRREIDDAVRDIAKNPYLDGEPGVLLNQVRAELERIYEGIEDVRHQMRASDEAVSRLVRQQTDTRYRTMLGKLNALFAKISGEAKANPNSASRPYHTDTGAVQLAVLPTRPAKPMIHAAPPSLQERESVPTVDSPDLKAMIEVGGPRLRHMMDVIRRSPRMLADGRVDLAASFNALPERERRESEIVGFLSALHAQSDAQYVQWHCVSLDGTPRVWRTKPIAASMQTLDEIVGEE
- a CDS encoding glycoside hydrolase family 172 protein; translated protein: MNENAMLRPGFGGNELDSLTLASTGRTRCVNAENPTGGKGTAATAASALGPSRKGSPCIQTVKAGQSVTLMDVDGPGVIRHMWMTVTDKTSPTGPNVLRNLILECYWDGEETPSVQCPIGDFFCCGHAQSCRINSIPIMVVPNRGFNCFFAMPFEHARIVIRNDHNEDVPAFFYQIDYTEYDELPANAMRFHAQWRRERVTELGRDYVVLDGVRGQGLYVGTYIALTALESRWWGEGEFKMYIDGDDQYPTWCSTGAEDYFGGAWSFAEFDDDGRMREQTFTGPYLGFPFYSQRLSRRESDYWDVNTPITRGLYRWHIPDPIHFEHDLRVEWQQIGTEENGNFERQDDVASVAYWYQFEPHMPFEPIGDRHFRQPR
- a CDS encoding ATP-binding protein yields the protein MMTDNDMHIIADRWMLESRQVINWGSYEGYHEFKPSMSDKMPVTLLAGASESGKSTLVDAQISLLYPTGTPYNKASNSGRSERNDYTYLRGMLGSSDSENGETPIYLRGRSEDNAPQAVWGAIVDTYLNRTTGAVLSCGKFLYLASGDGRGEVRRQYIAWNRKIDPRKMDRFRDTPFTATMLKKTYPECDSFPNAEGFHAYIWHEMGLSPEACRLLHKIQSADAPSRLDDIFKQGVLGVPEALELARTTVDDYERYDENFRSMEEKAKRIAKLRDIQNQYGEYTEALQARREFDAVNPDDEQGNATLGAWAYSRMAGEVRSGLPIAQRKCKEYERKLEAASRESSDLEIELNEVREQISGIDDGSLARLEGDLERARRDAEETRKQRTSVQARFQQAGETMPNDEESWNAKRDAIAQALDSYDIDKAQRENQRDAMYDEVRDCRKERESLQADLNRQRNQKTRITQAMDEARAMLADAVGLDPKHLPYVAELMDVREDSEAWRVAMNVTYAPIAQTILVDKRYEQGFAKKVSGIDPRLMIRRTWQFVDTEASYDTASTKGWMSSKLRFKAGSPFTGWLREQVASERFDAKCVQTIDDDNRDERQVQTDGQLKSGAHGFHGIKNTHMIIGFVNERYLTELQRKLEKAVEQLAEATIRHERAKRQVDLLRDQKELANFISDMDWSKVDVVGAEHAVEDIKTRIEEIRSNPELAKLTARRDGLLAQVNQANMAKAQAQVDVNSASHIVQAEQDWLDAYGKAEFDDSRLPSVLSNQLTDIYEATYGISSNVNRAEIITANVVGGSGVFADRVLHNMANEIRKRITSLNDQAGVMRANVETRMADYLGSYAPDDNMVTASVEEYRFYVEELKSLDMLSTRKATDEEYVNSLEKLRMSFMQIARAVDTDKKRIDEQLDRINAMLKGQQFGPRHGSLSISAEVHNPEHEFVGLMKNTIADLNDWKQSDQGNPAATRKQFERCRALVERLRQELGQVRDANGIKSYGAKNLDPRCRCSFYALVKHEDGPDERITSTGGRSGGALQELTSFIYGAALIYLLGGDVTGQPTYTTLFLDEALIKADGRYTQRALGVLPKLGFQVIVSAPESKTAEILEVATKAYVAYKDASNGRSYLQEITSDEITRLESEIAADMDGETGEGRTDGDAESGDGSDR
- a CDS encoding ABC transporter substrate-binding protein, coding for MNIKRGLAAIAVAAVSLTSLAACGNDSAQDSEKPESLSFWYYEEDDAGQTQAWKRAAKAFEKETGVKIKFERKSFTQIAQNGSQFLNSDEAPDLMESNRGNGSSGVLSTMGLLTDLGDYVKQYGWDKKVTGANAAVAKYGDDGIMNGDTWYGMTSYAEYQRVYYNKDLFAKYGLEIPTTYDEFVDVCQQFVDKGVTPIAADAQEYGVMWLWWQLVSKNADSKFIDNWQLYKGDVNWNSKALTEATNTIKDWLDKGFISRNATGMKAEDTTQAFIKGEYPIYQTGTWNQGRFVKQITSFDWDAAVMPESNYAVGCAGNLLVIPEKSHHKDLSAKFIDYVLSSDVQNFLGNAGGIPVAADIDKITDERSKAMIAEYDSYAKDSKLSYYPDYAASNLTDAVPAEFQELVNGTKTPAAVLKSIHQKYDTGIEDMGVKQ